Proteins encoded by one window of Sphingosinicella sp. BN140058:
- a CDS encoding TonB-dependent receptor, whose product MTLVAHRRARLLGAACLSALLASAAQAQDAADQVPAAPQTVPQATDPAAPVGPGAATNQPGDAAGSQDGLEEIVITAERREQSLQDIPISATVFSANEIARRGITNLADVQQSAPSVAINTVNRSTFINIRGVGIAQSAPTSNPGIAYYIDGQLIPHEQFIGQSFYDIGAIEVLRGPQGTLTGQNSTGGAIYVRTPEPEFNATSGYLEQTIGNFDSYRTTGAINWGPNDNVAVRIAGIHDQRDSFSENIGPSPSQPGSFNLDSFRVNLALRTPDQRLKINVRGEYFDYRSDNIPVKNRGDIVPALRDPAQPALDPRQSDAFVIREDAISFLNQQGYRLSGEVRYDLSDAVQIRGLTSWQDGYTHDQADGDRGLAPINLAAPTGRRGRVSRASTDFRTFINEINLLSTGKGPFQWVIGAFSLDETVPLLQLRDDRSQVDIVSATLNRTVTEATNTSQSLFGQANWFATDRIELIAGARYSWDKQVYDRYEVSRTITQGIGTPVTATPITGVQKSTALTGKVGVNFHATDDVLLYATASKGYKAGGVNLTPNTPNFGPEKNFVYEAGIKAELLDRHLRINADVFRSDYKDIQLASLLNGLPLTQNAASGKAWGAEFELTAQFGGFSFNGGVGWLDAAFADDVCVNNTNNPAGTPALCGGVADQLVPKGQELPFSPEWTINAGAQYAFALGNDVTLTPRVQWSHVTSQIGTPFPSAFSEIPGRDVIDARLTLDFGDRYRLEAFVNNLTDELYIASQIQNASSANGGYVFGAPRQYGVRGTVRF is encoded by the coding sequence ATGACCCTTGTCGCCCACCGCCGCGCGCGCCTGCTCGGCGCTGCGTGCCTGTCCGCCTTGCTCGCCTCCGCCGCCCAGGCGCAGGACGCCGCCGATCAGGTGCCGGCCGCCCCGCAGACAGTGCCGCAGGCGACCGATCCGGCCGCGCCCGTCGGCCCCGGCGCGGCGACCAACCAGCCCGGCGATGCGGCCGGTAGCCAGGACGGGCTCGAGGAGATCGTGATCACCGCCGAGCGGCGCGAGCAGAGCCTTCAGGACATCCCGATCTCGGCCACCGTCTTCTCGGCGAACGAGATCGCCCGCCGCGGCATCACCAACCTCGCCGACGTCCAGCAATCCGCGCCGTCGGTAGCGATCAACACGGTCAACCGCTCCACCTTCATCAACATCCGGGGCGTCGGCATCGCCCAGTCGGCGCCGACCTCCAATCCGGGCATCGCTTATTATATCGACGGCCAGCTCATCCCGCACGAGCAGTTCATCGGCCAGAGCTTCTACGACATCGGCGCGATCGAGGTGCTGCGCGGACCGCAGGGCACGCTCACCGGCCAGAATTCGACCGGCGGCGCGATCTACGTCCGCACTCCCGAGCCCGAATTCAATGCGACCTCCGGCTATCTCGAGCAGACGATCGGCAATTTCGATAGCTATCGAACCACCGGCGCGATCAACTGGGGTCCCAACGACAATGTCGCGGTGCGCATCGCCGGGATCCACGACCAGCGCGACAGCTTCTCCGAGAATATCGGGCCCAGCCCCAGCCAGCCGGGTTCGTTCAACCTCGACTCGTTCCGCGTCAATCTGGCGCTGCGCACCCCGGACCAGCGGCTGAAGATCAACGTCCGCGGCGAGTATTTCGACTACCGCTCCGACAACATCCCGGTGAAGAATCGCGGCGATATCGTGCCGGCCTTGCGCGACCCCGCCCAGCCGGCGCTCGACCCCCGCCAGAGCGACGCGTTCGTCATCCGCGAGGACGCGATCTCGTTCCTCAACCAGCAGGGCTACCGGCTCTCGGGCGAGGTCCGCTACGACCTCAGCGACGCCGTCCAGATACGCGGCCTCACCTCATGGCAGGACGGCTACACCCACGACCAGGCCGACGGCGACCGCGGCCTCGCCCCGATCAACCTCGCCGCCCCCACCGGCCGCCGCGGCCGGGTCAGCCGCGCTTCGACCGACTTCCGCACCTTCATCAACGAGATCAACCTGCTGTCGACCGGCAAGGGTCCGTTCCAGTGGGTGATCGGCGCCTTCTCGCTCGACGAGACGGTGCCCCTGCTGCAGCTGCGCGACGACCGCAGCCAGGTCGACATCGTCTCAGCGACGCTGAACCGCACGGTCACCGAAGCGACCAACACGTCGCAATCCCTGTTCGGCCAGGCGAACTGGTTCGCCACCGACCGGATCGAGCTGATCGCCGGCGCCCGCTACAGCTGGGACAAGCAGGTCTATGATCGCTACGAGGTCAGCCGCACGATCACCCAGGGCATCGGCACGCCGGTGACTGCAACGCCGATCACCGGCGTGCAGAAATCAACCGCGCTGACCGGAAAGGTGGGCGTAAATTTCCATGCCACCGACGACGTGCTGCTCTACGCAACCGCGTCTAAGGGCTACAAGGCCGGCGGCGTCAACCTCACGCCCAACACGCCCAATTTCGGCCCCGAGAAGAATTTCGTCTACGAGGCGGGAATCAAGGCCGAGCTGCTGGACCGGCACCTCAGGATCAACGCCGACGTCTTCCGCTCCGATTACAAGGACATCCAGCTCGCAAGCCTGCTCAACGGCCTGCCGCTGACCCAGAATGCCGCGTCGGGCAAGGCCTGGGGCGCCGAGTTCGAGCTCACCGCGCAGTTCGGCGGCTTCAGCTTCAACGGCGGCGTCGGTTGGCTCGACGCCGCGTTCGCCGACGACGTCTGCGTCAACAACACCAACAATCCCGCCGGCACGCCGGCGCTGTGCGGCGGCGTCGCCGATCAGCTCGTTCCCAAGGGACAGGAGCTGCCCTTCTCGCCGGAATGGACGATCAATGCCGGTGCCCAATATGCGTTTGCACTGGGCAACGACGTGACCTTGACCCCGCGCGTGCAATGGTCGCACGTCACCAGCCAGATCGGCACGCCCTTTCCGAGCGCTTTCAGCGAAATACCCGGTCGCGACGTGATCGACGCCCGGCTGACCCTCGATTTCGGCGACCGCTACCGGCTGGAGGCGTTCGTCAACAACCTCACCGACGAACTCTACATCGCCTCCCAGATCCAAAACGCCTCCAGCGCCAATGGCGGCTACGTCTTCGGAGCGCCGCGGCAATATGGCGTCCGCGGCACCGTGCGCTTCTGA
- a CDS encoding chlorophyllase: MNNLISVARALPAAAPRTTISVSPVILDVPGRPVPLELRITAPIDGDGLPIVLLSHGHGPSLYITSKDGYAPLVHFLAEQGFALIQPTHANSKVAGFATDAPGAPLFWRERRHDMVAILDRLDSIELLVPVIAGRLDHDRVAVVGHSLGGHTASLLLGARLSASKEPALGADLSDPRIKAGVLLAAPGRGADLGEPMRSRAPGLALDFAGMTTRTLVVYGDADVSPHLTTRGADWHADPFDSPGADGLLTLFGCKHGLGGIAGYDARETDDEDPDRLAVTQRMTAAYLRSAFDRADPSWSDACAALRERAPKLGRVDRK, from the coding sequence ATGAACAACCTCATCTCAGTTGCGCGTGCTCTACCCGCTGCCGCTCCCCGCACCACGATCTCGGTGAGTCCTGTGATCCTCGACGTGCCCGGCAGACCGGTGCCGCTCGAACTGCGGATCACCGCACCGATCGACGGCGACGGTCTGCCGATCGTCCTGCTTTCGCACGGCCACGGTCCATCGCTCTACATTACGTCCAAGGACGGTTACGCACCATTGGTCCACTTCCTCGCGGAACAGGGTTTTGCCTTGATCCAGCCGACTCACGCGAATTCGAAAGTGGCCGGATTCGCGACCGACGCGCCCGGAGCGCCTTTGTTCTGGCGAGAGCGGCGGCACGACATGGTCGCCATTCTCGATCGTCTCGATTCGATCGAGCTACTGGTTCCGGTGATCGCGGGCAGGCTCGACCATGATCGGGTGGCGGTGGTCGGCCACTCGCTCGGCGGCCATACCGCCAGCCTTCTGCTCGGCGCCCGCCTGAGCGCATCGAAGGAGCCCGCCCTCGGCGCCGACCTGTCCGACCCGCGGATCAAGGCCGGCGTGCTGCTCGCGGCACCCGGTCGGGGCGCGGATCTGGGCGAGCCGATGCGCTCCCGTGCGCCCGGGCTCGCCCTCGATTTCGCAGGGATGACGACTCGGACGCTGGTAGTCTACGGTGACGCGGACGTCAGCCCGCACCTCACCACGCGTGGCGCGGACTGGCATGCCGATCCGTTCGACAGCCCCGGCGCCGACGGCCTGCTGACCCTGTTCGGCTGCAAGCACGGTCTCGGCGGCATTGCGGGCTACGACGCCAGGGAGACGGACGACGAGGATCCCGATCGGCTGGCGGTCACCCAGCGCATGACCGCGGCCTATTTGCGGTCCGCCTTCGATCGCGCCGATCCTTCATGGTCAGACGCCTGTGCGGCGCTGCGCGAACGGGCGCCCAAGCTCGGCCGAGTCGATCGCAAATAG
- a CDS encoding MmgE/PrpD family protein has protein sequence MTESSLSAILARHIAETSYAALPAETVAAAKRALLDGIGVTLAASGMSREADPFVALASVQAGSSTILGYGTQVPAAAAAFANGALAHALDFEDAFDAAPTHPNASLIPAALAVAESHGPVTGEELIAAVAIGCDLVCRIGLSLRRTMEEGGWYPPPILGAFGAAAAAARLMRLSPRQVQDCLSLLLCQVSCPGEIKYSSETVIRAVREAFPAQAAVTSAELAARGVRGFDAPLEGQAGFFRLYAGGAYEPADILDGLGHRFWIERLSFKPWPACRGTHGYIEAALALAAQHVVAAADIEAIRLEGGEVQRMLAEPAARKQRPATAIDAKFSLPFTVALALVRGHVGLDGFDAGSLEDPAILGLAERVSYRERPGWGRNRAASAAIEIVLRDGRTLAAELEVPLGHPDRPLSDAQLRAKFVACAARAARSLRPRAADALAHRLSSLEREPDVGAVIRLCTSDASA, from the coding sequence ATGACCGAATCCAGCTTATCGGCGATCCTCGCCCGCCACATTGCCGAAACTTCCTACGCGGCCTTGCCGGCCGAAACCGTGGCGGCCGCGAAGCGCGCCCTGCTCGACGGCATCGGCGTGACCCTCGCCGCAAGCGGCATGAGCCGGGAGGCCGATCCGTTCGTCGCGCTCGCCTCCGTGCAGGCCGGCTCGTCCACCATCCTTGGCTACGGCACGCAGGTCCCGGCCGCAGCTGCGGCCTTCGCCAACGGCGCCCTCGCCCACGCACTCGACTTCGAGGATGCGTTCGACGCCGCGCCGACGCACCCCAATGCCTCGCTGATCCCGGCGGCGCTCGCCGTCGCGGAGAGCCATGGTCCGGTAACTGGGGAAGAGCTGATCGCGGCGGTGGCGATCGGCTGCGATCTCGTCTGCCGCATCGGTCTCAGCCTCAGGCGGACAATGGAGGAAGGCGGCTGGTACCCGCCACCGATCCTCGGCGCGTTCGGCGCCGCCGCGGCCGCCGCGCGGCTGATGCGCCTGTCGCCGCGGCAGGTGCAGGATTGCTTATCGCTGCTGCTCTGCCAGGTTAGTTGCCCGGGCGAGATCAAATACAGTTCCGAAACCGTGATCCGCGCCGTGCGGGAGGCCTTCCCTGCCCAGGCAGCGGTCACCTCCGCCGAACTCGCCGCCCGAGGCGTGCGCGGCTTCGATGCGCCGCTCGAAGGGCAGGCCGGCTTCTTCCGCCTCTATGCCGGCGGCGCCTACGAACCCGCCGACATCCTCGACGGCCTCGGTCACCGGTTCTGGATAGAGCGGCTGAGCTTCAAGCCCTGGCCTGCCTGCCGCGGCACCCACGGCTATATCGAGGCGGCACTTGCGCTCGCCGCGCAGCATGTTGTCGCCGCGGCGGACATCGAGGCGATCCGGCTCGAGGGCGGCGAGGTGCAGCGGATGCTGGCCGAGCCGGCGGCGCGCAAGCAGCGCCCGGCGACGGCGATCGATGCCAAGTTCAGCCTGCCGTTCACCGTCGCCCTGGCGCTGGTCCGCGGCCACGTCGGCCTCGACGGCTTCGATGCCGGGAGCCTTGAGGATCCTGCCATCCTTGGCCTGGCGGAGCGCGTCTCCTACCGGGAGCGACCGGGCTGGGGCCGGAACCGCGCCGCTTCGGCCGCCATCGAGATCGTGCTCCGCGACGGCCGCACCCTGGCGGCGGAGCTCGAGGTGCCGCTCGGTCATCCCGACCGGCCGCTGTCGGATGCACAGCTCCGCGCCAAGTTCGTCGCCTGCGCCGCCCGTGCCGCACGGTCGCTCCGGCCCCGTGCCGCCGACGCGCTCGCCCACCGTCTGTCGTCGCTCGAACGGGAGCCGGACGTCGGCGCGGTGATCCGCCTCTGCACGAGCGATGCAAGCGCTTAA
- a CDS encoding RcnB family protein gives MRKFILIGLMAATAIPTAALPTAASAQTRREVREDRRDLRESRRELREDIRNGESRGEIRRDRREVRRDRRQLQRSRAAYVAPVRGWRYRAVTPGYRLQPAFYGSRYTVSNYGSYRLRAPGANRRWIRYGDDLLLINARNGRVVQVLRNRY, from the coding sequence ATGCGTAAGTTCATCTTGATCGGCCTGATGGCCGCCACTGCCATTCCCACCGCGGCGCTGCCGACCGCCGCGAGCGCGCAGACCCGCCGCGAGGTTCGCGAGGATCGCCGCGACCTGCGCGAAAGCCGGCGGGAGCTGCGCGAGGACATTCGCAACGGCGAGTCGCGTGGCGAAATCCGCCGCGATCGGCGCGAAGTGCGCCGCGATCGCCGTCAGCTCCAGCGCAGCCGCGCCGCTTATGTGGCGCCGGTACGCGGCTGGCGCTACCGTGCGGTGACTCCGGGCTATCGGTTGCAACCTGCTTTCTACGGCTCGCGCTACACGGTCTCGAACTACGGCAGCTATCGCCTGCGCGCGCCGGGCGCGAACCGGCGCTGGATCCGCTACGGCGACGACCTGCTGCTGATCAACGCCCGCAACGGCCGCGTGGTACAGGTGCTGCGCAACCGCTACTGA